A genomic stretch from Pochonia chlamydosporia 170 chromosome 4, whole genome shotgun sequence includes:
- a CDS encoding HET domain-containing protein (similar to Trichophyton verrucosum HKI 0517 XP_003024198.1) produces MAPIDYSKRDNIDTDSEAEASVSGKKAGPASATTKPTGPPATQPSNSSTRPIDYSKWDNIDTDSEPDAAITSRKTSPAPLAAIPTTSQAGIDNSKWDSIGADSKHECIRTHEIANQRTSPSTSKTPGLSTPPVDEWTKWESNTGNSGSGNLDDAVMTPRTHSLASIEASKSCNAGTSPMPETPDANLMATETVAPKSSSTQPNLNPGLSPVRGGQINILSSPPGPDGQRSILGVQKPALCEVCFNLDPNQAPLDSDPTHSWAVKEYNVPPETPSCKITIQKSTYLLESAKERCFYCTVIATVLGALHPGWDKEESFIHIYVAQGLPVVVRLQFGRLATRSIGSEALSELGLVLPDGEKMNFSIKMAVRGEALEAEIYRPQIVRHEMSRGDLTLLPLIEYIGIAKEVPQHSGEGRCYEFIRDNIIECRGKHKCERQGPLPLLPDRIIWIQANNTTQIQLVEPKDIHAQYIALSYCWGPVKKDTFLTNASSLNERRAGIQYNDLPPLFQDVVHCARVLGIDYIWIDRLCIVQGNDKDFKRQAPKMGEIYGNATLTIAAASATSENDRILTARDDKWISGAADTVVKGVGKLSLRFRRRTHPLETEASGGDYGKVSTRAWIWQERLLSTRTIFFTPSALKFECRCHSVWEGSGQSMTGRSWSARLDNITHRSWLEFVEEFMRRDITHPSDRLPAMESVMKRIQKLRGWSPLWGLWQDAVVESLCWNSSEKSSYSGKHWWRMNPGYYAPSWSWASIDGPISYVSVKALDFIGKGETDPMKYDLQVCRIDPVRGAITVGARYATVTLHCRIFNFGKKPKPTEKNLRYEYSLLNVSSSGEPFPIHPDVALEPWTDAVGSEALHPAPVRLPRDKSPPTNSWSADCVCILVGMQKLRCLVLILGPSLREDGCWERVGMASGLEPAIFASSVVHVWNIV; encoded by the exons ATGGCGCCAATAGACTACTCAAAACGGGATAATATCGATACTGACTCCGAGGCTGAAGCGTCAGTGTCAGGGAAGAAAGCCGGTCCAGCATCAGCTACCACAAAGCCAACGGGCCCTCCAGCAACACAACCAAGCAACTCATCCACACGACCAATCGACTACTCCAAGTGGGACAATATTGACACTGATTCTGAGCCAGATGCGGCGATAACTAGCCGGAAGACTAGCCCCGCACCTCTTGCTGCCATACCAACGACATCCCAGGCTGGTATTGACAACTCCAAATGGGACAGTATTGGTGCTGATTCCAAGCATGAATGCATCCGAACACATGAAATCGCCAACCAAAGGACTTCACCTTCAACGTCTAAAACGCCTGGCTTGTCCACTCCGCCCGTCGATGAATGGACCAAATGGGAATCAAATACTGGAAATTCAGGCTCTGGAAACTTGGATGATGCAGTCATGACACCACGCACACACTCTCTGGCGTCCATAGAGGCATCGAAGAGCTGCAATGCCGGCACAAGTCCGATgccagaaacaccagacgcTAATCTCATGGCCACTGAAACTGTGGCCCCAAAAAGCTCATCTACACAGCCGAACTTGAACCCTGGTTTGTCTCCTGTTCGCGGTGGACAAATAAATATTCTCTCCTCACCGCCAGGCCCAGATGGCCAAAGGAGTATTCTCGGGGTGCAAAAGCCTGCGTTATGCGAAGTTTGCTTCAATCTAGACCCGAATCAAGCGCCGCTGGATTCCGATCCCACACATTCGTGGGCAGTAAAGGAATACAACGTTCCTCCCGAAACGCCATCCTGCAAAATTACAATCCAAAAATCAACTTATCTACTCGAATCTGCAAAGGAGAGATGCTTCTACTGTACCGTTATTGCAACTGTTCTCGGGGCATTACACCCCGGGTGGGACAAGGAGGAGTCATTCATTCATATATATGTGGCTCAAGGCTTGCCCGTTGTGGTGAGACTCCAGTTCGGTAGACTTGCCACAAGGTCTATTGGAAGTGAAGCTCTTAGCGAgctgggtctggtgttgcctgACGGGGAGAAGATGAATTTTAGTATTAAGATGGCTGTTCGGGGTGAAGCCTTGGAGGCTGAGATCTACAGACCACAAATTGTTCGTCATGAAATGAGCCGCGGTG ACCTTACCTTGTTGCCACTGATAGAGTATATCGGCATCGCGAAAGAAGTCCCTCAACATTCCGGCGAAGGGAGATGCTACGAATTCATCAGAGATAACATAATCGAATGCAGGGGAAAGCATAAATGTGAAAGACAAGGACCCTTACCATTGCTTCCTGATCGCATCATCTGGATtcaagccaacaacacaacccAGATCCAACTCGTAGAGCCAAAAGATATTCATGCACAATACATCGCACTCAGTTACTGCTGGGGACCAGTGAAAAAAGACACATTTCTCACAAACGCATCCTCACTTAATGAACGAAGAGCCGGTATTCAGTATAATGACTTACCACCTCTCTTCCAGGATGTCGTGCACTGCGCTCGTGTTCTGGGCATAGACTACATATGGATAGACCGCCTGTGCATTGTCCAGGGCAATGATAAAGACTTCAAACGGCAAGCTCCAAAAATGGGAGAGATCTATGGAAACGCAACACTCACCATAGCTGCGGCGTCTGCGACGTCTGAAAACGACCGTATTCTGACAGCAAGGGACGACAAATGGATTTCCGGGGCGGCAGACACCGTCGTGAAGGGTGTGGGCAAACTCTCACTGAGGTTTCGACGGCGAACGCATCCCTTGGAAACGGAAGCCTCGGGAGGTGATTATGGGAAAGTTTCTACAAGAGCTTGGATTTGGCAAGAACGCCTTCTCTCCACGAGAACCATCTTTTTCACTCCTTCGGCACTGAAATTTGAATGCCGTTGCCACTCCGTCTGGGAAGGCTCCGGTCAGAGTATGACAGGGAGATCATGGTCTGCCCGACTCGACAATATAACGCATCGCTCTTGGCTGGAGTTTGTTGAGGAATTCATGCGTCGGGACATCACCCATCCTTCTGACAGGCTCCCCGCCATGGAATCAGTCATGAAGCGAATACAAAAACTTCGTGGGTGGTCGCCTCTCTGGGGTCTGTGGCAAGATGCGGTCGTTGAAAGCTTGTGTTGGAATTCCAGTGAGAAATCCAGTTACTCCGGCAAACACTGGTGGCGTATGAATCCAGGCTATTATGCGCCTTCTTGGAGCTGGGCTAGTATCGATGGTCCGATATCTTACGTCTCTGTTAAGGCTCTGGATTTCATAGGCAAAGGTGAGACTGACCCTATGAAATACGATCTGCAGGTTTGCAGGATAGATCCTGTCAGAGGTGCAATCACAGTCGGGGCACGATATGCGACCGTGACTCTTCATTGCcgcatcttcaactttggcaagaaacCCAAACCAACTGAAAAGAACCTCCGCTACGAGTATAGTTTGCTAAACGTCTCGTCCAGCGGAGAACCTTTTCCAATTCATCCGGATGTCGCCCTGGAACCTTGGACTGATGCCGTTGGTAGCGAAGCACTACACCCAGCGCCTGTTCGACTTCCCCGTGACAAATCTCCTCCAACGAACTCGTGGAGCGCGGATTGCGTGTGTATTTTGGTTGGAATGCAGAAACtgagatgtctggttttGATCCTGGGGCCTTCTTTGAGAGAAGATGGGTGCTGGGAACGGGTTGGCATGGCCTCGGGACTTGAACCAGCCATCTTTGCGAGTTCAGTTGTACATGTCTGGAATATTGTTTAA
- a CDS encoding SpvB domain-containing protein (similar to Metarhizium robertsii ARSEF 23 XP_011410676.1), whose protein sequence is MPFVANTPESHLDRADSKNPSSTCRGITSNGRPCRRPISRPSQASLAPRNRWPKIDLSDESLYCWQHKEQASHSAKSSPGPRRTTKPILEERSSLDTLADRLGVVHLQEKNTLRQSAQHARPPSNTTVKASRPKAPPKLQFCFCFTIPLEEVNEPARPKPRPQPEPIQKPASASMPNLQNRPYRNGKSESYQRTVTPNASPGKASYRSGRSATSQTAQFKDLIPDSLDMTTASALMTELAKPHTDSEEAGYIYMFWLTPASKQSPPPVAAARSLLAPPSSYPARSRRPSDVVSTFADPSDKGDKKTMLLKIGRAANVQRRMNQWQRQCGYDIEMLRYYPYVAAVNDGPGMSRTPRMTPHCRRVERLIHIELAGMGLRADMSLCDACGRDHREWFEVKATRDGIRKVDEVIRRWVDWDETGLD, encoded by the coding sequence ATGCCATTCGTCGCCAACACCCCCGAATCACACCTTGACCGCGCCGATTCCAAGAACCCAAGTTCGACATGTCGTGGTATAACTTCGAACGGGAGGCCGTGTAGACGGCCCATCAGCAGGCCTTCCCAGGCTTCGCTAGCACCCAGAAACCGATGGCCGAAGATAGATCTAAGCGACGAGAGCCTGTATTGCTGGCAGCATAAGGAACAAGCCAGCCACAGTGCAAAATCAAGTCCGGGGCCAAGACGAACTACAAAACCTATCCTAGAGGAACGCTCGAGCTTGGATACACTCGCAGACCGTCTGGGAGTGGTACATCTTCAGGAGAAGAATACATTGCGGCAGAGTGCACAACATGCGAGACCGCCATCAAATACGACAGTAAAGGCATCACGGCCAAAAGCACCACCGAAGCTTCAGTTTTGCTTCTGCTTCACCATACCACTCGAAGAAGTGAACGAACCTGCGCGACCGAAGCCACGACCGCAACCGGAACCGATCCAAAAACCAGCTTCGGCGTCCATGCCAAATCTGCAGAACAGACCTTATCGGAATGGCAAATCGGAAAGTTACCAGAGAACTGTGACGCCAAACGCCTCACCAGGCAAGGCATCCTATCGGTCAGGCCGATCAGCGACTTCACAAACCGCACAGTTCAAAGATTTGATCCCAGATTCGCTAGACATGACAACGGCTTCGGCACTCATGACTGAACTTGCCAAGCCGCATACGGATTCAGAAGAGGCTGGTTACATTTACATGTTTTGGCTGACCCCTGCGTCAAAGCAATCTCCACCACCTGTCGCTGCGGCTCGATCATTATTAGCACCGCCATCGTCATATCCTGCGCGCTCACGGCGACCAAGTGACGTTGTTTCGACCTTTGCAGACCCAAGCGACAAGGGCGACAAGAAGACAATGCTACTCAAGATAGGGCGTGCAGCAAATGTACAGCGGAGAATGAATCAGTGGCAACGACAATGTGGATATGACATTGAGATGCTGCGATACTACCCTTATGTGGCGGCCGTGAATGACGGCCCTGGCATGAGCCGCACGCCTCGCATGACGCCGCACTGTCGACGGGTCGAACGCTTGATTCATATTGAATTAGCTGGGATGGGGTTACGTGCAGATATGTCGCTATGCGACGCATGTGGGAGAGATCATCGAGAGTGGTTCGAGGTGAAGGCTACAAGGGATGGTATAAGGAAGGTGGACGAGGTGATTCGGCGATGGGTCGATTGGGATGAGACTGGCTTGGATTGA
- a CDS encoding tyrosinase 2 (similar to Metarhizium acridum CQMa 102 XP_007809057.1), translated as MAFKTAILVFGLGAVPCALAQNPFPITGVPVSKGTNGVPLRRNINDLYTAGGAQWDLYIRALSSMQQVNYAEPLSYFQIAGIHGRPFIEWNNAGPPSFNGWGGYCPHGEELFLSWHRPYVLLFEQLLVTHAKQIAATYPQQHRQQYMQAAEQLRAPFWDWAANTAVPSATVPTTLQVNFPNGQNLQKRAISNPLYTYKIPQEVLNGQYGPFDPAGRTQVLRCPSPQSYPGTANSALAGRPYKQWVYDTFTRAQNFSNFALTGSLSVSLELIHNTIHMDSTCNQQFSNPELSGFDPLFMLHHSNIDRLWAYWQAIKPDQDIFHDSYSGQSRFASAPGTTITSKSPLQPFVGANNGVHTTESVRSIRNFGYSYLGLEYWRKSPTQMQQDATRLINQLYSSGSTKPKRAAARAETGQVKRFFARVSLDRSDVERPCDIAVFLNGTWAGGFSLMALPASGRISAGLSLDTVVHGRNGFSAMALDSAMSTMSQSIEVKVMQRGGKFVSNVRGLKVVLENVIVTPPATDDQFPTYSDSTLRTLDMSGKSRRGHI; from the exons ATGGCGTTCAAAACtgccatcttggttttcgGATTAGGGGCAGTACCATGTGCTTTGGCGCAGAATCCTTTTCCTATAACCGGTGTTCCTGTTAGCAAGGGGACGAATGGTGTTCCACTAAGACGTAATATCAATGATTTATATACCGCTGGCGGTGCTCAATG GGATCTCTATATCCGAGCGCTGTCATCAATGCAGCAGGTCAACTACGCAGAACCTCTTTCTTACTTCCAAATTGCAG GTATTCATGGACGTCCGTTCATTGAGTGGAATAATGCTGGCCCGCCAAGTTTTAATGGCTGGGGAGGGTATTGTCCTCATGGT GAAGAACtctttttgtcttggcaCAGGCCATACGTACTACTCTTCGAG CAACTGCTTGTAACCCATGCCAAACAAATTGCAGCAACATACCCTCAGCAACACCGCCAGCAATATATGCAGGCCGCAGAACAACTGAGGGCCCCTTTCTGGGACTGGGCCGCTAACACTGCCGTTCCTTCGGCCACAGTCCCCACGACTTTGCAGGTAAATTTTCCAAATGGGCAGAATCTGCAGAAGCGTGCAATTAGCAATCCGCTGTATACATACAAAATACCTCAAGAGGTTCTAAACGGCCAATACGGTCCTTTCGATCCAGCGGGCAGGACGCAGGTCCTTCGATGCCCAAGTCCGCAAAGTTATCCAGGAACAGCCAACAGCGCGCTGGCCGGCAGACCATACAAACAATGGGTG TATGACACATTTACTCGTGCACAAAACTTCTCCAACTTTGCGTTGACGGGTAGCCTTTCCGTCAGTCTGGAGCTTATCCATAACACCATCCATATGGACTCAACCTGCAACCAACAATTTAGCAATCCGGAACTCTCGGGTTTTGATCCTTTGTT CATGCTACACCATAGCAACATAGATAGGCTATGGGCGTACTGGCAGGCCATCAAGCCAGATCAGGACATCTTTCACGATTCCTACTCAGGGCAGTCACGGTTTGCCTCTGCACCAGGCACAACCATCACATCAAAATCTCCATTGCAGCCGTTTGTTGGAGCTAACAACGGGGTCCATACCACCGAGTCCGTGCGGTCTATCAGGAACTTTGGGTATTCATACTTAGGCTTAGAGTACTGGAGGAAAAGTCCAACCCAGATGCAGCAAGATGCTACACGACTCATCAATCAGCTGTATTCATCGGGttccaccaaaccaaaacGGGCTGCAGCCCGCGCGGAAACAGGACAGGTCAAGAGATTCTTTGCCCGTGTTAGCTTAGACAGGAGTGATGTAGAAAGACCCTGTGACATAGCAGTCTTTCTCAACGGCACGTGGGCTGGCGGATTCTCGCTCATGGCTCTACCAGCATCTGGTAGGATCAGCGCAGGTCTCTCGCTTGATACTGTGGTCCATGGACGGAACGGATTTTCAGCAATGGCCCTAGACTCGGCGATGAGCACGATGAGTCAGTCGATTGAAGTAAAAGTTATGCAG CGGGGAGGCAAATTTGTTTCCAACGTGCGAGGTTTAAAGGTGGTATTAGAGAATGTGATAGTCACACCACCGGCAACAGACGACCAATTCCCAACGTACTCAGATTCTACACTGCGGACGTTGGATATGAGTGGTAAGAGTCGGAGAGGGCATATTTAG
- a CDS encoding short chain dehydrogenase (similar to Metarhizium acridum CQMa 102 XP_007808330.1): MASSSPFKYNKLQGRRVLVLGGSTGIGFCVAEAAVEHGAFVTISSSNQTKLDQAVSRLQSHAKAVGVSPDNITAKTCDLSNEDTLDQNVIDLLEFATKNGKLDHVAFTAGDALVLPKLNDVTPDQLRKSSTVRTYGSIFVAKHLPKYINQSVQSSFTLTGGSASWRPSAAFAIVSGFGAGIEGLGRGFAVALKPVRVNTVQPGAVHTELFSGIPEDRLPAVLESFKKESVTGTVGTPEEVAEAYVYLMKDSFATGGVVESNGGRLVGDSKDEFKFS; the protein is encoded by the coding sequence ATGGCTTCCTCATCTCCCTTCAAGTACAACAAGCTCCAGGGCCGACGAGTCCTCGTCCTTGGTGGCTCCACCGGCATTGGCTTTTGCGTAGCTGAAGCCGCCGTTGAACATGGTGCCTTTGTTACAATTAGCAgttccaaccagaccaaactcgACCAAGCCGTTTCTCGCCTACAGAGCCATGCCAAGGCCGTTGGTGTTTCCCCTGATAATATCACCGCCAAGACCTGCGACTTATCCAACGAAGACACTCTGGACCAGAACGTCATTGACCTCCTTGAGTTTGCCACCAAGAACGGCAAACTCGACCACGTCGCCTTCACAGCCGGCGACGCCTTGGTTCTTCCTAAACTGAACGATGTGACCCCCGACCAACTGCGTAAGAGCAGCACCGTCCGTACCTATGGATCCATATTCGTCGCCAAGCATCTCCCCAAGTATATCAACCAGAGCGTCCAGAGCTCATTCACTCTTACTGGTGGTTCTGCATCCTGGCGCCCCTCTGCAGCTTTTGCTATCGTTTCTGGATTCGGTGCCGGCATCGAAGGCCTCGGCCGTGGGTTTGCCGTAGCCTTGAAGCCAGTTCGTGTAAATACCGTCCAGCCTGGCGCGGTGCACACGGAATTATTCAGCGGTATCCCTGAGGATCGTCTTCCTGCTGTTTTGGAGAGTTTTAAAAAGGAAAGTGTTACTGGGACTGTTGGTACGCCCGAAGAAGTTGCTGAGGCTTATGTTTACTTGATGAAGGATTCATTTGCAACtggtggtgtggttgagTCAAATGGCGGACGACTGGTAGGCGATTCGAAAGATGAGTTTAAGTTTAGCTGA
- a CDS encoding Superoxide dismutase (similar to Metarhizium acridum CQMa 102 XP_007808333.1), which yields MSVGIYSLPKLPYAYDALEPSISAQIMELHHSKHHQTYVTNLNNALKTYATATSSNDIAGQIALQNAIKFNGGGHINHSLFWENLAPATSAEANPKSAATLMAAISKTWGSFDEFKAAFTKALLGLQGSGWGWLVKDGGSLRIVTTKDQDPVVGGEVPIFGVDMWEHAYYLQYLNGKAAYVDNIWKVINWKTAESRFQGGRDDVFKILKASI from the exons atgtcTGTCGGAATCTACAGCCTCCCCAAGCTGCCCTATGCGTACGAT GCATTGGAGCCTAGCATCTCCGCGCAAATCATGGAGCTCCACCACAgcaagcaccaccagacatacGTGACAAACCTCAACAACGCGCTCAAGACATACGCAACTGCCACCTCATCCAACGATATTGCCGGGCAGATTGCTCTCCAGAACGCAATCAAGTTCAATGGCGGCGGCCATATTAACCACTCGCTGTTTTGGGAGAACTTGGCTCCCGCTACTTCTGCTGAGGCTAATCCTAAGAGTGCGGCAACCTTGATGGCTGCTATTAGCAAGACGTGGGGCAGCTTTGACGAGTTCAAGGCTGCGTTTACGAAGGCGCTTTTGGGACTGCAGGGCAGTGGATGGGGGTGGTTGGTCAAGGACGGTGGCAGCTTGAGGATTGTGACGACCAAGGATCAGGATCCGGTTGTGGGAGGGGAGGTGCCCATTTTTGGGGTGGACATGTGGGAGCATGCTTATTACTTGCAG TATTTGAATGGTAAGGCGGCGTATGTTGACAACATCTGGAAGGTCATCAACTGGAAGACGGCTGAGTCTCGCTTCCAGGGAGGTCGCGACGATGTATTCAAGATTCTCAAGGCTTCCATCTAA
- a CDS encoding amidohydrolase family protein (similar to Aspergillus niger CBS 513.88 XP_001394148.1), which yields MPGPSSLLLQNATILVPKGAGDDHVIPLQKHSLLVEGNKITRIAPHIDPPSSLTEVIDCTSKVISPGFVDTHHHVWQTQLKGRHSDHTLLKYFAPGNMAAHSYGPEDVFWGELGGCLEMLHAGTTTVVDHAHVAHTSEHITAALAATVSSGIRSIFCYGPIARIKTWKPTLQVEQPLLPDWFFEQIRSLCESEPFGDGRVTMGLAFNSFHLPKDEVIDLFKEVRRLGIKTITSHYVPSMFPGNSTVDLLERYGLLGPDILLSHATGLSATDAEKLRKVDGALSSTPDTELQMGHGWPVCFQGNVNSISSLGVDCHSNSAGGIVAQMRVGLQAERARRNNKTLESGKTPGKISLSAQDAFQLATIKGAKAIKMADRLGSLEEGKTADIVVFDTLGPGMICAAEEDPIGAIIFHSSSADIDAVIVDGQVRKRHGRLLTTQLDVTLAPNLKPKKHEVVWRDVAVELLKSRERTLDAEKTSGADDREAAFEHVLKLFGKTKEDLDL from the exons ATGCCAGGACCATCATCATTGTTGCTACAAAATGCTACTATCCTCGTGCCAAAGGGCGCTGGTGATGACCACGTCATCCCTCTTCAGAAGCATTCACTTCTAGTCGAGGGAAACAAAATCACTCGCATAGCTCCTCACATTGATCCACCGTCGTCGTTGACGGAAGTAATTGACTGCACCTCGAAGGTCATCAGCCCTGGCTTTGTCGATACGCATCACCATGTTTGGCAGACGCAGTTGAAAGGCAGGCACTCCGACCATACCCTGCTGAAATACTTTGCTCCAG GTAACATGGCGGCTCATAGCTACGGGCCTGAGGATGTTTTCTGGGGTGAACTGGGAGGGTGCCTCGAAATGCTACATGCCGGAACCACGACAGTTGTAGATCACGCTCATGTAGCCCATACGTCAGAGCATA TTACCGCCGCTCTGGCTGCGACTGTCTCGTCGGGGATTCGATCAATTTTCTGCTACGGTCCCATTGCAAGGATCAAGACTTGGAAACCTACGCTCCAAGTTGAGCAGCCACTGCTCCCAGATTGGTTTTTTGAGCAGATTCGAAGTCTTTGCGAATCCGAGCCCTTCGGCGATGGCCGTGTGACCATGGGCCTTGCTTTCAACTCCTTTCATCTGCCGAAAGACGAAGTCATTGACCTGTTCAAGGAGGTTCGTAGATTGGGCATCAAGACGATCACGTCACACTACGTGCCCAGCATGTTCCCTGGAAATTCAACCGTGGACTTGCTTGAGAGGTATGGACTTCTTGGACCAGATATCCTCTTGTCGCACGCCACCGGGTTGAGCGCCACCGATGCAGAGAAACTCCGAAAAGTCGACGGCGCCCTCTCTTCCACGCCAGATACGGAGCTTCAGATGGGTCACGGCTGGCCCGTTTGCTTCCAAGGCAACGTTAACAGCATTAGCTCCTTGGGAGTAGACTGCCACAGTAACAGTGCAGGCGGCATTGTCGCTCAAATGCGCGTGGGCCTCCAGGCAGAACGTGCGCGACGCAACAACAAGACATTAGAATCAGGCAAGACGCCGGGTAAGATCAGCCTCTCCGCACAGGACGCATTCCAGCTGGCTACTATCAAGGGCGCCAAGGCTATCAAAATGGCCGACAGGCTTGGATCTCTGGAAGAGGGGAAAACTGCCGATATCGTCGTGTTCGACACATTGGGCCCCGGCATGATCTGTGCAGCCGAAGAAGATCCTATTGGGGCCATTATCTTCCATTCTTCATCTGCCGACATTGACGCCGTGATTGTGGACGGCCAGGTCCGGAAGCGACATGGTCGACTCCTCACCACCCAGCTCGACGTAACGTTGGCTCCCAATCTCAAGCCAAAGAAACATGAAGTGGTATGGCGAGATGTGGCTGTCGAACTTCTCAAAAGTCGCGAGAGAACCCTTGACGCCGAGAAGACCAGTGGAGCTGACGATCGAGAGGCGGCATTCGAGCACGTACTGAAGCTCTTTGGCAAGACGAAGGAAGATCTAGATCTATAG
- a CDS encoding sugar porter (SP) family MFS transporter (similar to Coccidioides immitis RS XP_001239766.1), translated as MVVGNIYVIAAVAVVGGGLFGFDISSLSAQLGEQSYLCYFNQGPHGPPFTQEKCSGPHELVQGGITASMAAGSWLGALISGPLSDRLGRKYSIMVGCIIWVVGSILCCAAQNIGMLIVGRIINGLCVGIESAQVPVYIAEISPPSKRGRFIGMQQWAITWGILIMYYISYGTSFIGEQNFIGWKAESFRIPWGLQMIPAVFLFFMMMILPESPRWLARKDRWEDCRAVLALVHGKGDADHPFVAMELQDIKDMCEFERRHSNVTYLDLFKPDMINRTLIGLFTQIWSQLTGMNVMMYYIANVFTMAGYEGNSNLLASSISYVINVFMTIPALLWVDRWGRRPTLLVGSVLMATWMYANAGILASYAEIIPGGINNVAAQSMKLTGAPAKGLIACTYLFVASFAPTWGPVSWIYPPELYPLRLRGKGVAMSTSGNWAFNTALGLFVPPALANIKWKTYLIFAIFNTVAFFHVLFLFPETAGKTLEETEAMFEDPNGIKYLGTPAWKTKVVTKLTDRAEHGEVDAKRAAEYKLSDAHEHDVEKAATPPPTS; from the exons ATGGTTGTTGGCAACATTTATGTGATTGCTGCAGTGGCAGTCGTGGGCGGTGGCCTTTTCGGTTTTGACATTTCGTCTCTGTCCGCCCAGCTTGGAGAGCAGTCTTACCTCTGTTACTTCAACCAAGGTCCTCATGGTCCTCCTTTCACCCAGGAGAAATGTTCCGGTCCTCATGAGTTGGTTCAGGGAGGTATCACAGCCTCCATGGCTGCAGGCTCTTGGCTGGGAGCTCTCATCTCTGGCCCTCTCTCTGATCGCCTAGGCCGTAAATACTCCATCATGGTTGGATGTATCATTTG GGTCGTTGGCTCTATACTTTGCTGCGCTGCACAGAATATCGGCATGCTCATTGTTGGACGTATCATCAATGGTCTCTGTGTTGGTATCGAGTCAGCTCAGGTTCCCGTCTACATTGCTGAAATTTCCCCACCATCCAAACGTGGCCGCTTTATCGGCATGCAACAGTGGGCTATTACATGGGGTATTCTCATCATGTATTACATTTCATACGGCACGTCGTTTATCGGGGAGCAAAACTTTATTGGCTGGAAGGCTGAGTCTTTCAGAATTCCGTGGGGCTTGCAGATGATTCCTgccgtcttcctcttctttatgatgatgattttgccCGAGTCCCCCCGTTGGTTGGCCCGCAAGGACCGCTGGGAGGATTGCCGAGCCGTATTGGCCCTTGTGCATGGAAAGGGTGATGCCGACCACCCCTTCGTTGCTATGGAACTCCAGGATATTAAGGATATGTGCGAGTTCGAGCGTCGCCACTCCAACGTCACTTACTTGGATCTATTCAAGCCTGACATGATCAACCGAACGCTTATTGGCCTCTTCACACAAATTTGGTCGCAGCTGACTGGCATGAACGTCATGA TGTACTACATTGCAAATGTCTTCACCATGGCTGGGTATGAGGGAAATTCCAACCTCCTAGCCTCGTCTATTAGCTACGTCATTAACGTCTTCATGACCATCCCGGCTCTCCTTTGGGTTGACCGCTGGGGCCGTCGTCCTACTCTTTTAGTCGGTTCCGTTCTCATGGCCACCTGGATGTATGCCAATGCTGGTATCCTGGCCTCGTATGCGGAAATTATTCCCGGAGGCATTAATAATGTCGCAGCTCAGTCTATGAAACTCACTGGTGCCCCTGCCAAGGGTCTTATTGCCTGCACCTATCTTTTCGTCGCCTCATTTGCTCCCACCTGGGGCCCTGTCTCTTGGATCTACCCACCGGAGTTATACCCCCTGCGTCTTCGTGGTAAGGGTGTAGCTATGTCGACATCTGGAAACTGGGCCTTTAACACTGCGCTTGGTCTCTTCGTCCCACCGGCTCTTGCAAATATTAAGTGGAAGACGTATCTTATCTTCGCCATCTTTAATACGGTTGCGTTCTTCCACgtccttttccttttccccGAGACTGCTGGAAAGACTTTGGAAGAAACCGAGGCCATGTTCGAAGACCCCAACGGTATCAAGTACCTCGGCACACCTGCTTGGAAGACAAAGGTCGTGACCAAGTTGACTGACCGAGCTGAGCATGGCGAGGTTGATGCCAAGCGTGCTGCCGAGTATAAGCTGTCTGATGCTCACGAGCACgatgttgagaaggctgCTACGCCTCCCCCCACCTCCTAA